The Longimicrobiaceae bacterium region TGCGTGCCGACCCCGCCGCCGCCGTGCAGGTGTGGGCCGCGCCGGGCGACCAGCGCGTGACGCGCGTGGGCCGCGTGCTGCGCCGCTACCGCCTGGACGAGCTGCCGCAGCTGGTGAACGTGCTGCGCGGCGAGATGAGCATCGTGGGGCCGCGGCCCGAGCAGCCCAACATCTTCCTGCAGCTCCGCGAGCAGATCGACGGGTACGGCGACCGGCAGTGCGTGCTGCCCGGCATCACCGGGTGGGCGCAGGTGAACCAGCCGTACGACCGTTGCGTGGAGGACGTGCGCGCCAAGCTCGCCTTCGACCTGGAGTACGTCCGCGCGCAGTCACCCATCCGCGACCTGCTCATCCTGCTGCGCACCGTGCCGGTCGTGTTCTTCCGGCGCGGCGCATGGTGACCAGTTCGCCCGATCTCCGCCTTCTCCGCATCCACCGCTCCTAGATCCACCGCTCCGACAGACTTCCGGA contains the following coding sequences:
- a CDS encoding sugar transferase, whose protein sequence is RADPAAAVQVWAAPGDQRVTRVGRVLRRYRLDELPQLVNVLRGEMSIVGPRPEQPNIFLQLREQIDGYGDRQCVLPGITGWAQVNQPYDRCVEDVRAKLAFDLEYVRAQSPIRDLLILLRTVPVVFFRRGAW